Part of the Augochlora pura isolate Apur16 chromosome 10, APUR_v2.2.1, whole genome shotgun sequence genome, ATAAGCAATCGATTCTCGATGGCAAATTAGCGCTGTATCTCTCGCCTCGCGGAGTTCGATATCGATTAGACGGTGGGAACGGAGATGCCCGGAATCTCCTGACCTTGGCACGGGTTCGTGTTTTTCTGCGGCGAACTCTCGGATCGTCGAAGTTTCTCCAAGTATTCGCGAGAGAGGTGGGTTCGGTTTGGGATCCCCGCTCGGAGATCCCGTTTCATCGCGCGGCTCTCGCGAAGTTCGTCGTATATCGTCCGTTATCGCGGGAGCCTTATCTGGCGACTTAATCGCCGAGGATCCTTTCGCCGAGCCTATGTATACATGTCCAACTGGTTCACGGTGAAATTCCCCAAGGCGTAGGGACTGTGCGAGTTGGTGCGGACCAGAATGAATCCCCTCTCCGTCTTCCCGACTTTGTCGCCGGCGAGGATGGCCGGGTACCTCGGCGGACACATGCCCAGCAAGTAGGACACGAGCCCGCCGCAGTGCCATCCCCAGAAACCGGGTTTCGAGTTGATCGACTCCGCGAAGTACATGACCGATCTATGGTGGTCGCATTCGAAGGGTCTGCCGATCTCCCAGCAGCCTGGCTGGTTGATGCCGCCGTTCATGTAGAAGTCCACGTGCCCGCTCATCTCGACCTTGCCCTGGATGAACGCGTTCGTGTGCAAAACGTCGACGAACTCGGCGTCGCTTGCGTCCAGCTTGTGGTCCTTGTCCACGGTGACGAACAGAGGCATGGCCGGGTCCAGGCCGGTGATCCTGCTGATGCGATACGGACGGAGCACGTTCGCGGCGAACGCGGGCACGTGGGCGCCGAGGCTGAAGCCGATCGCGTGGATGTCAGTGGCGCCCATGTCCCTCAGCCTGTCGATCAGCTGTGCTAGACAGTCGCCCACGTGGGGCACGTTTCTCACGACGATGGGGTAGCACGGTGCGTTCGCTAGACGATGCCAGTCCACCGAGATCACGTTGTAGTCGTAACTCTTCAGGTACTGCATTCGCACGTCGACCAGGTACGACAGCTGCATGTCCGAGTCGTAACCGTGTATCAGGATCTTGGTGGGGTTCGAGGGCACAAAATTGGTCTCCGGCAGGTTCGAGTCGGTCGCGTCCACTAGGATCTGCTGACCATCTTTCACGTTCCTTCGGGTGTACAGGAAGAAAGTCACCTCTTCGTCCGGGCACGTCTGATTAGTGTTCACCAAACACGGCCCGATGAAGTAGTCCTTCGCCGAGCTACCTTGGTCCAGCGTGTTGCTGATGACGAACGGTTGCGGCGTGTGCATGCCCGAGGATTGTCCGACGACGAGCAGCGCGAACAATAAGGCGCTGACCGCTTTCCGTATAATTGAAACGTCCATCCTGGCTAGTCCGAACGGTCCGCGGAGCCGCTTCGAGGATCGAGGGGTTTCGGAATCGACGTTAGGGCCGATTTCGCTCGACTGCCGGCACCAAACTACCGAGCGGCGGTCCGCGTTGTCCGTGCTGTCCGCAGTGTCCGCACGACGGCCAACCGTTGGCGTCGGCATTGGCGTCGGCGTCGGGGAAACTTCGTGTTGAATCAGCACGTACCGCCTCGACGAGCTCCGAATCCCTAAAGAGGGGCATGCCACACGCGACTTGTCTCTGATTAGGGGTGGGGAAGGGTAGGGGCAAGCTCTGACGCACCGACACGTTCGATAAGCATACTACCGTTCGATTGCGGCCAGCCTTGGCGAAGGTCGAACCGATGACGATTCGGAGCAGTCGGAGCACGTTGCTGCAGTCGATGTGTATCGCCACGTGACTTTATTTTCCCGTTGATTCGCCGCGATAGAAACGTCGTTAGAAAGAGTCCAGCTGCCCGATCGCCGAGTGGTCGCCGATCGGGGACCGACGTTCCTGGAGCTATCGGAAGCGACCGTGAAAGCGAGTATTTACTTCCGTCGGCGGACACCGCTAGAAGGTGAAATTCCCGCAGCCATTCGGTATGCGACTCGAAAGCCTCAACTTTCGCGATAAACGACCACGGAATATTAATCGGGCCCGAAAACACTTTTACGTTCGTTTCAGAGAACGCGCCGCGAGCGTCCCAATTACGCGACTTCTGTCTAATCGGCACTCCTCCACGAACGTTGTTTATGATTCGATCGCGTCCCTTCTATACGTACATCTAACTGAACCCAGCCGACGAAACCTTATACAGTcacgaagaaaaatatgagaCAATCTattgatttgaatatttttaatttaatatataacgGCAGCCAGCTTCGTTATACACATTTTATTGCGTTGCTTCTGTTTATAAGTATTTCTTTGggtaaactaaaaaattatgttttatcatCTTGATATcgaatcttaataatttagtttatcCGACTAaaacttgtaaataaaagtaGTGCGAAAAACTTACAACAGTGGTTTgaatgtaattgtaaataatggACTGCcattatataatgtttaagTAACGACACTTACGAAACATTTAACTACTAGTcgatacaaaaatgattagtAACTGAGTAAGTTAGGGTCACGGTGTAAGAAGAAAGGTGAACCGATTATGATCACAACCTCCGCCCCAAATCctatacaaaatttctgtaacGCTAAGAGTTTTCTTCCATGCGTTCCCGTGGGAGTTTCCATGCAATTGTTCCTATCAGTGTCCTCTCACATGCGACATACTCTTCTGACTCCatcggatttttatttattccgatCACTCCAACatcatttaacacgttcgtcacCGCATCatccatatctgggtgacacttatttctgaccaattttgaaaatttacttttattgcaatatattcgaggaaaatgaattcgactatgatttttcgaatgcgaaagagttctaatgtcatctcCTATGATgtatgtgaactttttagtttcattttaattaattaaattgctttaattatgtggggattttagtgtctaattgtcggcgacgagcGTGTTAACAGATACGAAATCCCAAACATTGGTGCAAAAGGGGTATCAATGAATTCATTACATCGAAGTCGACATTCTGTTTAGTCAAGGAATTTGACACATGCCTAAAAGATGAGTCAAAGTCATCGAATATAGTAAACACTATTTCGAAGAATAAccaatgtataatttatttataaataagtacTAAATTTGCtgtaaaatgtaccgaatCAATTTCTAACcctaatatattatgtaacaaaagtattcggaATTTCGCGTTCTAAAGTCCCGCGTGTATCGAAACAATTTGTTGTACACAGGCATCACTGTGTTTAGTTATAACGCTAAGTTCGATCACGATCCATCAATCATTGTGTTTACAGTAGGAAAACACAAAATGCCGACCGCACGTCTATTCACTGTTCGTGTCAGTAGAATTGTGAACATATTAACAATAAGCATAGCCGGTAGTTGTACAACTGAagacagttttattaatacttatacAACATAAATCTTTTGAGCAGTTTTACTTTACTGCAACTGTTCATGTCAATCAACTTCAAGTATGTTCTGCGATTTTTATAGTAGTAAAATCTGTCGAGCAAAGAATTTGTCTTAattgttgcatttatttttctggcttcGTTTTCTAGTGACTCTACGTTTATGAAAAACATGATAACTGCTGTGAtgaaaaaatcaaaatcatacatcgttttcttcgattatagtggtat contains:
- the LOC144476529 gene encoding uncharacterized protein LOC144476529, with translation MSVMSRGSPWCLAAPGPNRFPKLLLIVAAVLVGLLPPGVVGEKSKKYEMRNICKSNHKYDVYMKIDGAVLLSQNDKDLDCIITFQTHSILQRFMLRFDQLQLDCNDHLYIFDGAHAVSNYKADFSCKNTEQTVGAIYTRTNFVTLKYVTDSWGTKANGFRLVITAVKDPKHTCKDFRCTEKEFCIDRDLLCDGVNHCGDGSDEAISTLCANSETSTILGLHLIWFVTGLIFVILSIAGMVAATILCFCRQHVATPRHPHNAHNAQTHPPVSFPWIRSSSRRYVLIQHEVSPTPTPMPTPTVGRRADTADSTDNADRRSVVWCRQSSEIGPNVDSETPRSSKRLRGPFGLARMDVSIIRKAVSALLFALLVVGQSSGMHTPQPFVISNTLDQGSSAKDYFIGPCLVNTNQTCPDEEVTFFLYTRRNVKDGQQILVDATDSNLPETNFVPSNPTKILIHGYDSDMQLSYLVDVRMQYLKSYDYNVISVDWHRLANAPCYPIVVRNVPHVGDCLAQLIDRLRDMGATDIHAIGFSLGAHVPAFAANVLRPYRISRITGLDPAMPLFVTVDKDHKLDASDAEFVDVLHTNAFIQGKVEMSGHVDFYMNGGINQPGCWEIGRPFECDHHRSVMYFAESINSKPGFWGWHCGGLVSYLLGMCPPRYPAILAGDKVGKTERGFILVRTNSHSPYALGNFTVNQLDMYT